TCCTAACCACTCAGAGAAACCCGAATCATTATTTCCTGTTTTCACATCTAATAAACAAAAAACGCAAATCATTAAATAAAAAAACTTTATAAACCctcaaaattaagaaaaaaacaacaactagaaATTAGAAATAACCTGAAAGAAAAGGACTATCTGGTGATCCAGCAAAACCAGCTTTGAGTAGAACATAAAAGATGCATACTCTACCAGCCCATATAACAGGAGCCTCTAGCAAAGAAGCacttagttttccattttttcttcTATTAGTAGTAGCAGTTGTAATGGAAATGCAAGATGATCTCTTCAATACTCTATCAAAGCAATGTAAGAGTTGATTCGGAAGAAGATAACATGGGTTATTATTTCTACCCTTAGATTGGGTACAACTAGATCGATAATAAGGTGATCCGAAGTTGGAATGATTTAATGAAAttagcatcttctttttcttatttagAAGAAGAGGCAGGGCAAAGTTTTAGTATTTCAAGCTGAAGACTTGAGTGTGTGAGAGTTTCTACATCCAAGAAGAGTTTCTAAATTGCCAGAGTAAAATATCTAATGATTTTGTTTTCAATCACGGCTGTCAGTATCATTTGTTATTGTGTTGTGGATGTGGATAAGAGCTGACAAATGGTGGGTCCCACGGAGGAACTTAACCTGGTAAAGCAGAAACCAATGGGCCGGATGGAGGAACTTATCACCGAATTTTGGTTAGGGGGTGATTTCCTTCGACCACTATTTCACCTTGATGCAACTGTGGAAAAGATGGACGGAAATCCTTTCAACAAATTCGAAGTTAACAGGGGGCCCTTTTGTATGGCATCACACCACTATCTGCTTGACACCTAATGGGGGAAAGGGATGGGGATGGCTAGCATTTCCGCAGACACCAAAACTTGGAGACTGAAGTCACTTAACACTTTAACAGCTATGAAACTGAACTAAATGATAAAAAAGATTGACACTTCACCAACATAGCCAAAAATGAAAAATCGAAAGCttgaaaaacgaagaagaatttCAACAATCAAAAGCTGCACTGCCCAGATAACATGTCAACAATGAGGAAACCAGAGATCAAAATAACGATAACCATTGCAGAGAGAAAAGTTATCGAGGGAATGTAAGATTTCCATGAGAAGAAGCACAACTAGGGCTTCAAAATTGGAGACACGATACTGAACAGTCAGTCTAACATACAATAACTACCGCTACACGGTGATTTAAATATGTACAAATCGAACGTCACTTTGGCCAAATGCAGTTCCACATGCAGGACATTTCCGGTGGCGAATCTCTAGGTTTTTCtggatacaagtattacagaaaagGTGGTAGCATTTCGTGATTACAACCTGCCAAAAATGATAAGTGAGTAGAAATGAGAAAACATTCAAAAGTACAGGTAACAGTTATCCGAGTGACAAATAGAAACTTGACCCAATTATGTTATTTGATGCTGTCAAATTATACTTAATCTTGAAAGTTACTTTTCAACTTTGATAAAAAAAGATGTTCCACTGGAAGGTAAAACAGTAGTTATAATCCCATGGAATAGAAATCAAACCTCCTTTGGCCGATCAGAACATACACCACACTTGAGAATCGCCTTGCAATCCTTGATCTCATCTTGGAGTATCTGTATTGCAGCCTCTCTTCTCTCCAAGCTCATCTCTGAAACCTTATTATTGACCTCACGCAGGTCTTCATCAAGTTTCTTCCTCTGAATCCTGTTagaatcagaaaaagaaaaaaatgccaTGGTTCTTTAGGGAGGCACAAACATGTTTCAACAGCAATATGCATAACATGCCCGTGGTTTTGAAACCTCAACTGATGACCCGTCGTATAATCACCTCAAACCAGCAGTCCTTCAAAGAGTGATACACTTCTATCTTTTGTTCCCCAAAAAGAGATCCTCGGGAAAAATAAAGAATATTTTTCTGAGACTTcccaattatttttttctttctagaaTTCTCTCTATTTCCCTAAAACTGTGCAGATAGTGAAAGGGTCATTCTTTAAAGGGAAATCCTATATACTACTATAAACAATGCCCAAGAACAATGCGGGACCAGCTTTGAACTTGACATCTTCCAAAAATTTTAAAGCTTTTTTCTGTTGCCTTAAGGGAAATTCTATATACTACTGAATACAGTAAGCTTTGTGTATCAAAAGTTGGCTCCAATTAGCAAATTCAAGTAAGAAGGAGTCATACCTTTCCCTGTCCAAATCTCTCTGGAGCTCTGTCACCTTCCGTTGGTTTTGCTCAAATTCCTTTTCTGATGAGGAAATGGCACCCCTCAGCcactttaattctttttcagcATCTGCCAATTCCCATTTTGAAGTATCTACGGTAGTGATAAGGTGTCTGTGTTCTGAACAAGCTTTTCCAGCTTCAGTCAGATAGGATTTCATCTGCAGAAATTCAAAATTATTGGCAACAAAGAAAACAGATTAATTAAAATAGTAGGTTTCAAGATTAAATGTAACCACACCTGATCGTCACTACGGGATATCTTCTGTTTGGATGATTCTACTGATGCATGAACCTGCTGGAGTTTCTTTGCTAATGCTTGCttctcataaagaagaaaactttGCGCTTGCTTCAGCTTCACACTCTCAGAAACAAGCTGGATCGCATTCAAGATAGGACTCCTCAGGATAACCATAAAGCAAACTAGATATTTAGGGTATAAACAGGTTGAGATAAATAAGAAACGTGCCTTGATATTGTAATCATCTCTTTCAGCGACCTGCTGCACCAAATGTTGGTGCTGTGTTTGCATATCTTCATATGCTTGACCAATGGTCTACAGAAGCAACAGAAGAAAATCACAAAAGATTGCAGTTTAGGGTCAATGATTTATGAGTGACAACTGATGCATGAAAACAAAATTTAAGGAACCATATACACCTCAATTTCAGCAATATAAGCTTCTGCTTCACTGTCCTTAATTTTTATGGCCTCTGTAAGTTCCAAAACCTCTCTGCAATTGGCAAATGATAGCAAGCAATTAAGTTAAGAAGGAATCACAATAGGCATCTTAGTATCAAATGGTTACAAACAATTCATCTTCATGCAAGAAACGCCAGTAAACCAAAATGGTCATGTTGATGAGTTTCTACATGGAAATCACTTAACAAGTTCATGTAAGACACATATGACGATGCCCTAAAAGTATAAATGTTGCATAGCAAtctcttgttgtcaaatttaatgCGTCAGAAGAATCTTAACCTTTAGTGAAGCCTAACTTTAATCAATTAAGGAAAAGAGATCTGACCTTTCGGAAACATCCAGTTTAGCTCTTAAATCTAAAATCTCAGATTCGGCAACAGACAACCTTTGCTGGCAAGCAGACTCGGCTTCATTTGCAGCTTTCACCCGTAGTTCTAGACTATGTTCATCTAGAGCATTCTTCAAGACTTCAGCTTGCGCACGAGCTCGACGTTCTGATTCTTTTATTTCCAGCAGGTCTCTGTTATAAATCCAAAGGTTACACGTCATATATCATCAATCAAAAGAAATCTTTGGACATGGAGTAGAACTACATAAAAGACAGTACAGTCGATAACCAGATGACATTTCCAGTAGACATGACAGCCTGTATCATTgtatgaattgcataaataatataatataccTTTTGTCAAAACATTCCTGTCCATGCATATCCAAGAAGATCTGCAATTCCTGTTTCTCCTTCTGCAAATTCTCAATCTGTAACAAATTTTCTAAATTTCATAAATTGTTCATCATATAAAGGTATCTGGGATTAACCAAAGATCATTACGCTcgctcttcaaaaaaaaaaaaaaaaataacacccaCAAACCATGGTAAATTAATCTTAGGAGAGAATGAAACGTACCAATGCTTTAAGGGACTTGATCTCTGCCATTTGTTCGGCACAGCTTTCTGATAAGCTCTCGTGTTCAGCCGTCTACAAGCAATAAAAGGGTTTGTACCTTCAGAAGAAATGGGGGGCAATAAAGACAACAAGGATATCATAGATGTAGAGATCAGGAACTAAATTACTtaaaagcaattgaacaaataacTCTAACAACAAGTGCTGGTAACATTTATTTATTGGAATCCCAAAAGCTATAATTGGGCATCACAATAAGATAGATATGGTTATAATTCAGAACTTGCCAGActctaaaacataacatattctAATATCATAGAAATCCTATTCATATCTTTCAATTGAAACTTAAATCATAAGTTAGAGATGCATATTTGCGACATAGCATTATCAAGGAAATTTAAATTACAGAAATGAAAGGAGTATCGGATAAACAAGCACCTTTGCACTCAGTAAAGCTTTCAGTGAATATGCTTCTTCACGGAGAGATAGAGCTTCATGAGCTGTGTCCTTCCACCTGTTCAACTGGGCTTCCATCATATCCATTTCTTTGGACAAAGCAGATGCCATTACCCGAAACTCGTCTTTTATGTCCTTTTTACCTGAAATAATCAACACCGCAGGACAGATTTGTAATCATAAATATTTAGTTCCtcttttgttttgctttttttaATGTCAGAATCATCTAATCTAAATACATTGATAAAATAAGCTAAAAGAACTATCATTGCTACCTGAATCCTGTTCAGCTTCTTCCAATTTTATTTCAATATCATTTCTTTCTATAATACACTTCTGCAGCTGAATCTGTAACTCTTCAATCTTGGTCTCAGATTTGCTAACTGCAGTTCTTGTAGCATCAGCCGACTCTGCTTTTGCACTTAATTCTTTCTCTCTTCGCGACATATAATTCCTGTCAGACTGAAACATTGAACTGTTTAACGGAGTCTGAATCAAGGTACCAAAACTGAAACACGAGCACCACAAACATATACAACCAAATTTACCTGGAATGAATCTATTAATCCTTTGTAGCGATCCACTTCAGCATTACAGTGTACGAGCAGATCATTCAATAAATGGTACGGTCTAGATAAAAGTACGAATTTGTCATTCTTCAGTTCATTCTGTGAAATTGTGGTTTAACAAAAGTTAAGAAATATCAGTAAATATACCATACACTAAAACTAGCAAACTTTGCATAGTCTCTAAGAAATGACTACAATCAACACTGAGATAAAAATTAATATCAACCTCAAGATCTTGCAATTGTTTGGACAGTGTTATATTATCTTCTTGTGCCTCCTGGAGCTCTGAAAGACGGGTAGCTGCAAGCTCCTATATGTACGAAAatcttgatcatttttatgaacaGCTCATAAACATCCAAACCATACTATTGAGTCTCGAATTAAAAACGTATGAACAAAGAACCATGTCCAAAAAGAGATGATATAAGGAGTGCAAAataaaaccaccaccaccaaaaacaacaacaatcaagcCTTTAGTCTCAAACAAGTTGGGTTAGGCAAGAAATGAAATCCGTATCAAAATAAAACCACCATGTACATATAAATACCTTAACTTCCTCAATTCTCGATTTCAATTCTTTGAGCCCTAGAGTCTTATCTGAAGACTGTTCAGGTGACGCACTTCCATTTCCAGTTAGCATGACCGGAACATGCAATCCAGATGAACCACTAGTTTGAATTTTCATATTGATTAACTTCCTTCTACTCTCCTCAACTTCTGCCAAGCTTTCATCCAGCTCGCCTTTGGAGGGGAAAAAAACATGAAACGGAAACTACATTAAACAGACAGGTACAAGAAAGTTAATTACTCTACAGGGGATATACTTTGACACATGAGAGCTAGTATAGTTATATTAAAGTACTGGACAGGATGGATGAGTGCCTTGTGGTGCAAATAGGTCAAAACACAGATTTTGGATCCATAGGTTACTATCTACAGGAGCTATACTTACCGAATGTATGAAAAATCTAAGCAACCAATTGCCCAGAGTCCAAACCATAATGTCTCCTAATAAACtatgtatatattttttggattgtGTCATGTTAGCGTAAAAGATTTTCTTCAAGCCATCATCACAAGCAATAAATTCCCAACCAATCTGGATAACGAGGCAGGTTCATGTGTTCAATTGTACCCATAATAGACTCAAGGGGTAAAGAATACATGAAGGTGTAAAAGTTAAGCTCAAGTTCAACATGGAAAACATCCACCTCAAACACCAAAAGCTGAGCTCCCGACTAAATATAAAAGGATAACTACACATATTTATATTCAAATAAGAAAATAATACAATGGATATAGACATAAGGATCAACTTAGCCACAATACTATGTTTCAATACCTGCAATGCGTTTTATTTCCAACTGATCCGTCGAATGACTTGTAATATATGTTTGTATCTCATCTGCGTACTCTTCATGCTTCAAGTTGAGAATGTCAATTGCCTCACTCAGTGTTTTGATCTCTTCTCTCATTAAATCATCAAGCTTATGCTGCTGGATAATAGCATCTAAAAGACACCAACTAATCAATGTTACAACACATCCAGTAGAGAATATCCCTAGTAACATCACAAAGGATGAAATGCAGAAAGAGTTTTTGCCCCTTTACTAAAAAGACCAAGACAACTGATCTGAACAGAATAGTAGTAGTTATAACAAGGTTCCTACTGACCTTCTTCAGAAAGGCTTCCAGATAGGGATAATTCTAAAGCCTCTGTTTGAGCTCTCTGATAATTAATAGTATCTTCTAGGTACTTCATCAAACTCATAGTAGATGAACGCCGTACGGAAAGTGCTTCTTGGACATATTTTGTAATTCCATTACCTCCACTATGTTCAGTTGGGCCTGATTCTAGAAGTATATAAAGAAATTTATCCTCTGAAGGACATGATGCAGCTGAACCTAGAAATCATCAAATGTAAATTATTGTTACAAATATGGGCGAAAGATATTCTCTTCTCTTAAAATAGCCATACAAGCGGAAATACGGGAAGAATTGTGAATCAACCTTTCGTTTGTTCTGTGTGATCTAAAGCTTTTAAACCATCATGAATACGACCAGCTCGAACTCCAAGCAAAACTAAATCGTCAACTAACTAGAATTGCCaaggaaataaaaataagaaatttagAGGAGAAGCAAGAAGAGGAAGTACACCAGAACAAACAGAATCAGAAAACTCACCTGATTCCAATGTCTGTTAACTATAATCAATTTATCATCATAAGATGTTTGCTTCTCTTTTAAATTTTTGAATTTCCCTTCTAGAGCATGCAACTCGTGTTTGTGGGAATCTAACTGCTGTATGAGCTTCTGATTCTCACATTGAAGAGCGGCTGCATCAATCTGTGAAGATAAGAACACAATATCAACATTTAAGGTTATTATAGAGGACAAAATTGCTACACAAATATCATAAAAAAAACAGATAGACTAGAGTAAGAAAGGCTAATTTGAAGCTTAGAGAAATATCGCACACCATAAGGACGCAATTTAATGTATACCAACCACCTTCTCAtcataaaagtgatcaattttaAGGTAATTGACAATCAGTAATTTGTCAATGATTACCTCAATGGATGAATCATGTCTGTTTTCAAAAAGATAAGACGCCATATCTTTCATAATATAACATTACCACAACCCTGATATATGATTATTGTCTAGAAAAATTACAATAAATTTGAACTTTCAGATATCCAATACTGAGAAACTAAGCACCAAATTCTAACATATCTATCATCTAGGGTATTTTCAATAGAAACTGATTAGAAGCATCAAAACCTTAATATAGAACAGCAAATTTCAGGGTTCTGGTTGTTGGATAGCATAATTTGTAAATATTtgttcatacaaaaaaaaaatatatacaaacgtgATCCATTGAACATCATACACCAATCAAGATGAAACAATaagaatttaaattatttttcttaaaaagcTTACGGTTCTTTCATCAGGTGAAGTAGGTGAGCTCCAAGCCATGGCGGATGCAACAGAGTCAATATGACGCCTTTTCTTATCAGGCTCTTCAGCGTCAGAGTTCTCCATTAATAAACCCTTGCCACTGTTGGCACCATTAAAAATCAAGTAAAACCAACCCTAATATTGTTAATTATAACCCTAAATTCGTTTGATTGAGAAGTTATTATTCCTACGGGAGCAACTGTAAAACCCTAATATCTCTGTGGAGTAGACTCGCACAGAGACGGAGAGAGAAGAGCACTTTTCAGAACAACAATTTCAAATTCCCTtttggaagagaaagagaaagaaaataaaatgagaaCAAAAAGGAGAGAGAACATTAAAAAAGAAAATCAGTTCCTCAACTGTAACAGTTATGTTTCGGAGGCATATGCTACTACGATTAATCTTTACCCTGCGCTACCCTTTTCATTATTTTACTCCTCACATATTTTTCTGCCTATATCAAGGTAAAaataaaaaagtgaaagtattaTTTTTTCTCAAATCAAATTAATTTTGTTACGAAGGCTTGCACCAAGCTTAAGAGCGTCCGAGTCTCTGAGACAACAAGTGATACGGGAAGTTGCATAAAACTAGCACCACAATTAGCGCGCGGTTTTCAACACTTGATTGTACTTCACCAAAATGCAACACAGCTTTCATTATAGATCGCACTATGCGAGATAATTTCATATATGTACAACTATCCACATCCTATTTCACAATCCTTTCCAACCTTATCTCCGCTCCATCACATCAAGCTCTCCACTTCCAACCTCTGCCCACGATGCAACTCTGAGCCTGAAACAACCAATCACATGTTGGTTCATTGCCCGATGGCTCTGTCCACTTGGACCACTCTCTCTAACCGCATATCAACAAACCATCCCCGAGGTAACGACCAACCAATTACCATTAACCACCAAACAACAATCTCTCAAATATTACAAACTCGAGGTCATACTTCTTCTATCACATCATGTTGCTTCCTACTGTGGTCTCTGTGGACAACCAAAAATGAGCTCGTACTCAAATAGACACAATCCACCCATGAAGACATTCAAGCAAGATCTTTCCCacaaaaacatgaatttgaatgggCAACAATGATCTCCCCTCCAGTTCTCCCATTGAGTTTCCTCACATATTGACAACAACCATAACCAAAATTCTACAACCATTCAAGTAGGTTGGAGCATCCTAGCACCAGACTGGTTTAAAATAAATACCGATGATGCGGCTAGAGGCAACTCAAGTATAACGGGAGCAGGATTCATATGCAGGAACTCGAACGCACACACGGTACTGGCTCTTGCACAACCTCTAGATATAACCACAGGGATGATGGCGGAAACATGGGCCACAATGATAGCGACCAGAACATCAAATGAAAGAAATTGGACTAAAGTCATAGACGGACTCGGAAAATCTCATACACTTCATTAAAACTCCAAAGGAAGCTCCGTGGTATATCTCTGAAATGATGGACGAAATCGCTCAGCGAATGCGTCAAATCCCGTGTTGTACCATTCAACATAATTAATTATAGAGAAGGAAACCAAACAGTAGATGAACTAGCAAACTTTGCGGCCGACGGCAGCCAAGCGGAAACCTCTCAGCATTAATATCGGACCAGACAAATCCGGCGTTTCTTAATCAAATTCTTTTGAGTGACTCTATGGGAATCACATTCGCACGTATAATAACAATTTAGTTGGCTTTTGTGTTATTtgcatgcttaaaaaaaaaaaagtggaggACAAGTCTATTATATCAAGCATAAGTGCGATACTGACAGAAGTGTCATACAACTCGGCTGAGCTTGCCTGATccaattaagaagaaaaaaaaaggcaatTCCTTTGCATCGTCCTATTATATTCCTGGGCAACTCGAGAATGGGATTCTGCACTACACCTGCATTAATTTGCTTACATCTTTACAAGCTACTGTATTTTAGAAATATTTAACGAGCTGTTGTAAGCACAAGAAGAAGGCCTTTTATTGTCAAACAGGTTAGACCTACAC
This portion of the Papaver somniferum cultivar HN1 chromosome 11, ASM357369v1, whole genome shotgun sequence genome encodes:
- the LOC113322192 gene encoding E3 ubiquitin-protein ligase BRE1-like 2, whose protein sequence is MENSDAEEPDKKRRHIDSVASAMAWSSPTSPDERTIDAAALQCENQKLIQQLDSHKHELHALEGKFKNLKEKQTSYDDKLIIVNRHWNQLVDDLVLLGVRAGRIHDGLKALDHTEQTKGSAASCPSEDKFLYILLESGPTEHSGGNGITKYVQEALSVRRSSTMSLMKYLEDTINYQRAQTEALELSLSGSLSEEDAIIQQHKLDDLMREEIKTLSEAIDILNLKHEEYADEIQTYITSHSTDQLEIKRIAGELDESLAEVEESRRKLINMKIQTSGSSGLHVPVMLTGNGSASPEQSSDKTLGLKELKSRIEEVKELAATRLSELQEAQEDNITLSKQLQDLENELKNDKFVLLSRPYHLLNDLLVHCNAEVDRYKGLIDSFQSDRNYMSRREKELSAKAESADATRTAVSKSETKIEELQIQLQKCIIERNDIEIKLEEAEQDSGKKDIKDEFRVMASALSKEMDMMEAQLNRWKDTAHEALSLREEAYSLKALLSAKTAEHESLSESCAEQMAEIKSLKALIENLQKEKQELQIFLDMHGQECFDKRDLLEIKESERRARAQAEVLKNALDEHSLELRVKAANEAESACQQRLSVAESEILDLRAKLDVSEREVLELTEAIKIKDSEAEAYIAEIETIGQAYEDMQTQHQHLVQQVAERDDYNIKLVSESVKLKQAQSFLLYEKQALAKKLQQVHASVESSKQKISRSDDQMKSYLTEAGKACSEHRHLITTVDTSKWELADAEKELKWLRGAISSSEKEFEQNQRKVTELQRDLDRERIQRKKLDEDLREVNNKVSEMSLERREAAIQILQDEIKDCKAILKCGVCSDRPKEVVITKCYHLFCNTCIQKNLEIRHRKCPACGTAFGQSDVRFVHI